The proteins below are encoded in one region of Chiloscyllium punctatum isolate Juve2018m chromosome 9, sChiPun1.3, whole genome shotgun sequence:
- the LOC140481558 gene encoding BTB/POZ domain-containing protein KCTD12-like, which yields MALADSLCELADGESPFPAVVELNVGGQVYVTRHRTLVAVPDSLLWDMFSRSSPQELPKDSKGRFFLDRDGFLFRYVLDYMRDLRLVLPDYFPERSRLLREAEYFQLRELVRLLGQQLEQPTPPSEDSWPDGGSKGPPCSAKPRLAASSSSVTVPASPASSSSDSCPPARRSGYITVGYRGSYTIGRDCQADAKFRRVARITVCGKTSLAKEVFGETLNESRDPDRPPERYTSRYYLKFNFLEQAFDLLAEAGFHMLACSSTGTCAYASDQGEDKIWTSYTEYVFCRG from the coding sequence ATGGCTCTAGCGGACAGCCTGTGCGAACTCGCGGACGGAGAGTCTCCTTTCCCGGCCGTGGTGGAGCTGAACGTGGGCGGGCAGGTCTATGTGACCCGCCACCGCACTTTGGTGGCGGTGCCGGACtccctgctctgggacatgtttagCCGCAGCTCCCCGCAGGAGTTGCCCAAGGACAGCAAGGGTCGCTTCTTCCTGGACCGGGACGGCTTCTTGTTCCGCTACGTCCTGGATTACATGCGGGACTTGAGGCTGGTGCTGCCCGACTACTTCCCGGAGAGGAGCCGGCTGCTGCGGGAGGCGGAGTACTTCCAGCTCCGGGAGCTGGTCCGTCTGCTCGGCCAGCAGCTGGAGCAGCCCACGCCGCCCAGCGAGGACAGCTGGCCGGACGGAGGGAGCAAGGGTCCGCCCTGCAGCGCCAAGCCCCGCCTGGCCGCCTCCTCCAGCTCGGTCACGGTGCCCGCCAGCCCGGCCAGCTCGTCCTCCGACAGCTGCCCCCCGGCCCGGAGGTCCGGCTACATCACCGTGGGTTACCGGGGCTCGTACACCATCGGCCGGGACTGCCAGGCGGACGCCAAGTTCCGGAGGGTGGCCCGGATTACCGTGTGCGGCAAGACCTCCTTGGCCAAAGAGGTCTTCGGCGAGACTCTGAACGAGAGCAGGGACCCCGACCGCCCCCCCGAGAGGTACACGTCCCGTTACTACCTCAAGTTCAACTTCCTGGAGCAGGCGTTTGACTTGTTGGCGGAGGCTGGTTTCCACATGCTGGCGTGCAGCTCCACCGGAACCTGTGCCTATGCCAGCGACCAGGGAGAGGACAAGATCTGGACCAGTTACACCGAGTACGTCTTCTGCAGGGGGTGA